A region of the Roseobacter denitrificans OCh 114 genome:
AAGGGCTTGGCGCGCGTTTTGCTCGACCATCAGGATCGGGATGCCGGTTCGCGCGACTTCGATGATCCGGTCGAAAAGCTCGTCCATCACGATGGGGCTGACGCCTGCGGTGGGTTCATCCAGCATCAGCACCTTGGGCTTCGTCATCAGCGCGCGGCCGACGGCGACCTGCTGGCGCTGCCCGCCCGAAAGCTCGCCTGCGGCCTGATAGCGTTTGTCGCGCAGGATCGGGAAAAGTTCATAGATCTGTTCCATCGTCGGGCGGATGTCATCCGTCCGAATGAACGCGCCCATCTCGAGGTTTTCCTCGACCGTCATGGAAGTAAAGATGTTCGACGTCTGCGGCACAAACCCCATGCCTTTTGTGACCCGTGCCTGCGGCGTGAGGGCCGTGATATCCTCCCCATCAAGGCGCACATGTCCCTTCCGCAGGTTCAGCATGCCGAACACAGCCTTCATACCCGTGGATTTCCCTGCACCATTCGGGCCGACGATCACGGCGATCTCTCCGCGATCCACGGCTATCGTGCAATCATGCAGGATGTCAGGCCCCGCACCATACCCGCCGGTCATGGCCTCCCCGATCAGAAAAGGGCCGGGGGGTGCTGCATGTGCTGTGCCGCCCTTTTTCACCGGGTAGGCCTTGCCCATACCCGCAGCATTGCCCAAGGAAAGGTCGCGATTGCCGCGTGCATCGTAAGGATCACCGCTCATGCGCCTATTTTATCCTTGTTTTTCAGGCCTGTACCGAGGTACGCCTCAATAACCTGCTCATTCGCCTTGATCTCGGGCAACGTCCCTTGGGCCAGCACTTTACCCTCGGCCATGCAGATGACCGGATCACACAAACGCCCGATGAAATCCATGTCGTGTTCGATCACGACGAATGTATATCCGCGCTCCTTGTTGAGGCGCAAAATCGCGTCTCCGATGGTATTGAGCAGCGTGCGATTGACCCCCGCGCCAACCTCATCCAAGAACACGATCCGCGCATCCACCATCATTGTGCGGCCCAGTTCCAGCAGTTTTTTCTGCCCACCCGAAATCTGTCCAGCCTTGTGATCGGCCAGATGTTCGATTGTCAGAAACTCCAGAACCTCATCGGCCTTGGCGCGCAGCGCGCGTTCCTGATCGGCGATGCGTTTGCGGCCAAACCATGTGTTCCAAAGCGTCTCACCCGCCTGATCACCGGGGACCATCATGAGGTTTTCGCGACAGGACATGGATGAA
Encoded here:
- a CDS encoding ABC transporter ATP-binding protein, yielding MSGDPYDARGNRDLSLGNAAGMGKAYPVKKGGTAHAAPPGPFLIGEAMTGGYGAGPDILHDCTIAVDRGEIAVIVGPNGAGKSTGMKAVFGMLNLRKGHVRLDGEDITALTPQARVTKGMGFVPQTSNIFTSMTVEENLEMGAFIRTDDIRPTMEQIYELFPILRDKRYQAAGELSGGQRQQVAVGRALMTKPKVLMLDEPTAGVSPIVMDELFDRIIEVARTGIPILMVEQNARQALEIADKGYVLVQGRNAYTGTGKELLADPDVRKSFLGG
- a CDS encoding ABC transporter ATP-binding protein; its protein translation is MIVVQDLHKHFGGFRAVDGASLEIAQGSITGLIGPNGAGKTTLFNVIAGVLKPTSGRVFMAGEDITGLPPHDLFHKGLLRTFQIAHEFSSMSCRENLMMVPGDQAGETLWNTWFGRKRIADQERALRAKADEVLEFLTIEHLADHKAGQISGGQKKLLELGRTMMVDARIVFLDEVGAGVNRTLLNTIGDAILRLNKERGYTFVVIEHDMDFIGRLCDPVICMAEGKVLAQGTLPEIKANEQVIEAYLGTGLKNKDKIGA